In the Helianthus annuus cultivar XRQ/B chromosome 11, HanXRQr2.0-SUNRISE, whole genome shotgun sequence genome, one interval contains:
- the LOC110889813 gene encoding uncharacterized protein LOC110889813, giving the protein MTDASNVDDAEIARQEALNNKMMEAAEKVMNANLPKLAQEVESRVLGVVDEMMASKIEELKEMIEGSRTKSKERRCTYKDFMACNPFSYKGEVDPIKCQRWIANVEAVFVRSRCEKEDQVMFATGQLQQQAKDWWDTKCKEIGEERLQTLTWKEFKELFLKHHCPQSAIDRIQDEFLHLRQQNESIDEITNIFYDKLKFCDDFVKSERMKINRYYGMLKAEYREFITPSKCETLGELINLARDREIELKRQVERGEKRSAEKPSTTSPSKKPKQHDTRSKGGSKSSIPPCKTCGKLHTGECLMGKKGCYNCGQEGHPYFKCPSPVRTCFNCFTPGHVKAECPKLKQQGQKDEKKNENQKARGRMFQITTEEAKVSPNVVSGTKEEGVSSGSQTKTQDRGKAPV; this is encoded by the coding sequence ATGACGGATGCGAGTAATGTTGATGATGCTGAAATAGCCAGACAAGAGGCACTCAATAATAAGATGATGGAGGCGGCAGAAAAAGTAATGAATGCTAACCTTCCTAAGTTAGCTCAAGAAGTCGAGAGCCGAGTCTTGGGGGTTGTTGATGAGATGATGGCTAGTAAGATTGAGGAGTTAAAGGAAATGATTGAAGGATCCAGGACAAAAAGTAAGGAAAGAAGGTGTACATATAAGGATTTTATGGCATGTAATCCCTTTTCATATAAAGGGGAGGTGGATCCGATAAAGTGTCAAAGATGGATAGCAAATGTTGAAGCGGTATTTGTGCGTAGCCGATGTGAGAAGGAAGATCAAGTAATGTTTGCTACGGGTCAGCTTCAGCAacaagccaaggattggtgggatactAAATGTAAAGAGATAGGGGAAGAAAGACTCCAAACCTTGACATGGAAAGAGTTCAAAGAATTGTTCTTAAAACATCATTGCCCGCAATCGGCAATTGATAGAATACAAGATGAGTTCTTGCATCTTCGCCAACAGAATGAGTCTATTGATGAAATTACCAATATATTCTACGATAAGTTGAAGTTCTGTGATGATTTCGTCAAATCTGAAAGGATGAAGATAAATCGATACTATGGAATGTTGAAGGCCGAGTATAGGGAGTTCATTACTCCTTCAAAGTGTGAAACTTTGGGTGAACTCATCAATTTGGCCCGGGATAGAGAGATAGAACTGAAGCGACAAGTGGAAAGAGGAGAGAAACGGTCAGCTGAAAAGCCATCAACTACGAGTCCATCCAAGAAGCCTAAGCAACACGACACCAGAAGTAAAGGAGGATCGAAAAGTAGTATTCCCCCATGCAAAACTTGTGGGAAGCTTCACACCGGAGAATGTTTAATGGGAAAGAAAGGGTGTTACAACTGTGGGCAAGAGGGACATCCTTACTTTAAGTGTCCTAGTCCTGTAAGGACGTGTTTCAATTGCTTCACTCCTGGTCATGTAAAAGCCGAATGTCCGAAGCTTAAACAACAAGGGCAGAaagatgaaaagaagaatgaaaacCAGAAGGCTCGGGGAAGAATGTTTCAGATTACTACCGAGGAAGCCAAGGTTTCACCGAATGTCGTATCAG
- the LOC118484163 gene encoding uncharacterized protein LOC118484163, whose product MNDNRPYGSSRTKRKDRESSLFPPAKRPPPPPPPPRATVNTSRTTTAATKPTTEMNMMTSSNKLLAGYMAYEFLTNGTVLGHKFGTDRSETTAFSGNERYEQITSLLMVKTEGGDRISGVVNPTELHRWIEM is encoded by the coding sequence ATGAACGACAATCGTCCGTACGGATCATCACGAACGAAGCGAAAGGATCGAGAATCATCATTGTTTCCTCCGGCGAAACGGCCTCCGCCACCGCCTCCGCCGCCGCGCGCGACGGTGAATACATCCAGAACCACCACCGCAGCAACGAAACCTACAACAGAGATGAATATGATGACGTCATCTAACAAATTACTAGCAGGTTATATGGCGTATGAGTTTCTGACGAACGGAACAGTGTTAGGGCACAAATTCGGTACCGATCGGTCTGAAACGACGGCGTTTAGCGGTAATGAGAGGTATGAGCAGATTACGAGTTTGTTGATGGTGAAAACGGAGGGTGGAGATCGGATTTCAGGCGTTGTGAATCCTACAGAGCTTCATCGTTGGATTGAAATGTAA
- the LOC110887906 gene encoding uncharacterized mitochondrial protein AtMg00820-like, with product METEMHALMKNNTWEKCILPKGKKMVGYRWVYSIKYKLDGSIGRYKARLVANGYTQTYGIDYSETFSLVAKMDTIRVFSPWQPIRSGFSTSLMLQMHFSMET from the coding sequence ATGGAAACAGAAATGCATGCTCTTATGAAAAACAACACATGGGAGAAGTGCATTCTGCCTAAAGGAAAGAAAATGGTTGGATATCGGTGGGTGTATTCAATCAAATATAAACTAGATGGTTCCATTGGAAGATACAAAGCTCGGCTCGTAGCCAATGGTTACACTCAGACGTATGGGATCGATTACTCTGAGACATTCTCTCTCGTTGCAAAAATGGACACCATCAGAGTCTTTTCTCCGTGGCAGCCAATAAGGAGTGGCTTTTCCACCAGTTTGATGTTACAAATGCATTTCTCCATGGAGACCTAA